A window of Sphingobacterium sp. SRCM116780 contains these coding sequences:
- the cysS gene encoding cysteine--tRNA ligase, which translates to MENNLYLYNTLTRKKEKFQPLHPSLVGMYVCGPTVYSDVHLGNCRTFVSFDLIFRYLKHLGFKVRYVRNITDAGHLEGDNDEGDDKFAKKAKLEQLEPMEIVQKYTIGFHDVLRLFNTLPPSIEPTATGHISEQIEMVQKIIANGYAYEVNGTVYFDVEKYVKDYDYTILTNRKLEDMLNNTRELGGQDEKHGRLDFALWIKAKPEHIMQWPSPWSVGFPGWHIECSAMSRKYLGDQFDIHGGGMDLAATHHTNEIAQSEACNHTAPAKYWMHTNMLTVNGARMSKSSGNGFLPHQLFTGDHPLLERGYSPMAVRFFMLQAHYRSTLDFSNEALDAADKGFKRLMTAISLLDKLKASKGKSSVDIEDIRTRCYAAMDDDFNSPILIAELFEIVRLINSIYDGKATISEQALADLKIFLQHFVFDILGLQDDQISSNDNLDEIMKIVIKLRDGAKQNKDFATSDRIREELNAVGIQLKDSKDGTLWNKI; encoded by the coding sequence ATGGAAAACAATCTTTATTTATATAATACCCTTACTCGTAAGAAAGAAAAATTTCAACCATTACATCCCTCTTTAGTAGGGATGTATGTTTGTGGGCCTACGGTATACAGTGATGTGCATCTTGGAAACTGTAGAACCTTTGTTTCTTTTGATTTGATCTTTCGTTATTTAAAGCATTTAGGTTTTAAAGTCCGTTATGTGCGTAATATTACAGATGCAGGTCACTTAGAAGGTGATAATGACGAAGGAGATGATAAATTTGCAAAAAAGGCAAAATTGGAACAATTGGAACCCATGGAAATCGTTCAGAAATATACGATTGGTTTTCATGATGTCTTACGTTTATTCAATACATTACCTCCAAGTATAGAGCCAACCGCAACAGGTCATATTTCTGAACAGATCGAGATGGTTCAAAAAATCATTGCGAATGGTTATGCTTATGAAGTTAATGGAACTGTATATTTTGATGTGGAAAAATATGTGAAAGATTACGATTATACTATTTTAACGAATCGTAAGTTGGAGGACATGTTGAATAATACACGTGAGCTAGGGGGACAAGATGAAAAACATGGTCGGTTAGATTTTGCGCTTTGGATTAAAGCAAAACCTGAACATATCATGCAATGGCCATCACCTTGGAGTGTTGGTTTTCCTGGTTGGCATATTGAATGTTCAGCAATGAGCCGTAAATATTTAGGAGATCAGTTTGATATTCATGGAGGAGGGATGGATTTAGCAGCAACGCACCATACCAATGAAATTGCTCAGTCAGAAGCTTGTAATCATACTGCTCCAGCGAAATATTGGATGCATACGAACATGTTGACCGTAAATGGTGCTCGTATGTCTAAATCGTCTGGAAATGGATTCTTACCGCATCAGTTGTTTACAGGAGACCATCCTTTATTAGAACGTGGATATTCACCGATGGCGGTACGTTTCTTTATGTTACAAGCACATTATAGAAGTACATTGGATTTTTCAAATGAAGCATTGGATGCTGCGGATAAAGGATTCAAACGGTTAATGACTGCAATTAGCTTATTGGATAAATTAAAAGCGTCGAAAGGTAAGTCGTCGGTTGATATAGAAGATATTCGTACTCGATGTTATGCTGCCATGGATGATGATTTCAATAGTCCAATTTTAATAGCCGAATTATTTGAAATCGTTCGTTTAATCAATTCTATTTACGATGGAAAAGCTACTATAAGTGAACAAGCATTAGCGGATTTAAAAATATTTTTACAACACTTTGTTTTCGATATTCTTGGATTACAAGATGATCAAATTTCGAGCAATGATAACTTGGATGAGATTATGAAAATTGTCATCAAATTACGTGATGGCGCTAAGCAAAATAAAGATTTTGCTACGTCCGATCGTATTCGAGAAGAGTTGAATGCTGTTGGCATCCAATTGAAAGATAGCAAAGATGGGACGCTTTGGAATAAGATTTGA
- a CDS encoding monovalent cation/H+ antiporter complex subunit F: protein MNLTNYLNYVILPILLLSTVITFIRLFKGPHVADRVIALDLIITTGIGIITVYSITTAQEIFLDVAMILALIAFLGTIAFAFYLEKQDHHD, encoded by the coding sequence ATGAATTTAACCAATTATTTAAATTATGTGATTCTACCTATATTACTTCTTTCAACAGTAATCACTTTTATACGACTTTTCAAGGGGCCACATGTAGCCGATCGTGTCATTGCGCTCGATTTAATCATTACCACAGGAATTGGTATTATTACAGTATATAGCATTACAACTGCTCAAGAAATATTTCTTGATGTAGCGATGATTCTCGCTCTGATTGCTTTTTTAGGAACCATCGCATTTGCCTTTTATCTAGAAAAACAAGATCACCATGACTGA
- a CDS encoding Na+/H+ antiporter subunit E — protein sequence MIKQFLMNLLLSFIWVALTGSMYYTNFLFGFLLGFFTLWIMNRNEADQRYYYRVPKTISFIFFFLYEMIIANLQVAYDVITPKYFFKPGIVQYPMDAQSDFEINLLSTIISLTPGTLILDISEDKKTLYIHVMYLHDKQKFMTQLKNRVERKLLEILR from the coding sequence ATGATTAAACAGTTTTTAATGAACCTGCTTCTTTCTTTTATTTGGGTAGCGCTAACAGGTTCGATGTATTATACAAATTTTCTTTTTGGTTTTTTATTAGGTTTCTTTACGCTATGGATTATGAATCGTAATGAAGCTGATCAACGCTACTATTACCGTGTTCCAAAAACAATTAGCTTTATCTTCTTCTTTCTGTATGAAATGATTATCGCGAATCTTCAAGTGGCCTACGACGTTATCACTCCCAAATATTTTTTCAAACCTGGTATCGTTCAGTATCCCATGGATGCACAATCTGATTTTGAAATTAATTTGTTATCTACCATTATTTCATTAACACCAGGTACATTGATTTTAGATATCAGTGAAGATAAAAAAACCTTATATATCCATGTTATGTATCTACATGACAAACAAAAATTCATGACGCAATTAAAAAATCGCGTAGAACGTAAACTATTAGAGATTTTGAGATGA
- a CDS encoding RagB/SusD family nutrient uptake outer membrane protein, which produces MKKILFVLLAAATVTSCDIDRLPYGSLDSENIVNNPDAMINGTYAQLKAWSDPMHRAGEYAGDNMMIRGSSTDAFYEFISYARTPNNGRLSSFWDSGYKAIAQASNVIKMVKEGQGTDKDNQLGECYYIRGMMYFYLCRAYGRPYYQNPETNLGVPIVNGTPDDVFNDLNLPDRSTVKQTYEQAISDLKKAESLLTINKGHIYASKGAAQAMLSRVYLYMSGTYKSPNAEYAKLAVEYADKVINSGQYSLLARDQFMKYNTFTPENNAETIFAIKRVASEFSGDDHYYGIGGMYSNIGGMGWGEMYASAKYIDLLNETGRNDWRPDSYSIVDARAAFIEPTYSQDEKTGNYTEVFRFIKQDGPDILNYVQATVTRNGNTITCKDGTDTYTLTPIDASQGTYKIQYKDGKTYNGVLDYYITLNRVYPQFYITKCSREGENSQLHSPVISRLGEIYLNRAEANAKLGNYSAALTDLNTIRTRSIVNGGYAALNASNASKLIDKERELELAYQAERSYDVFRNGEPLTRQYPGPHSQFENIAPTDFRVVYFIPQSAINSYPGTLTQNPTQ; this is translated from the coding sequence ATGAAAAAGATACTATTTGTACTATTAGCAGCAGCTACAGTTACATCATGCGATATTGACCGTTTACCTTATGGATCTCTGGATTCGGAAAATATTGTTAATAATCCAGATGCCATGATTAATGGTACGTACGCACAATTGAAAGCTTGGTCAGATCCGATGCACCGTGCGGGTGAGTATGCCGGCGACAATATGATGATACGAGGTTCTTCTACGGATGCATTTTATGAGTTTATCTCCTATGCGCGTACACCAAATAATGGACGTTTATCAAGTTTCTGGGACTCAGGATATAAGGCGATTGCACAGGCTTCCAATGTCATCAAAATGGTTAAAGAAGGACAAGGCACTGATAAAGATAATCAGTTAGGTGAGTGTTACTATATAAGAGGAATGATGTACTTCTACCTCTGCCGTGCTTATGGACGTCCTTATTATCAAAATCCAGAAACAAATTTAGGTGTGCCTATTGTAAATGGAACTCCAGATGATGTCTTTAATGATCTTAATTTACCTGATCGTTCAACAGTTAAACAAACGTACGAACAAGCAATTAGTGATTTAAAGAAAGCAGAGTCTCTATTGACTATTAATAAAGGACATATCTATGCTTCAAAAGGAGCTGCGCAAGCCATGTTATCTCGTGTTTATCTGTATATGAGTGGTACTTACAAATCACCTAATGCCGAATATGCAAAACTTGCCGTGGAATACGCCGATAAAGTAATTAATTCAGGTCAGTATTCACTACTTGCTAGGGATCAATTCATGAAGTATAATACGTTTACGCCAGAGAACAATGCAGAAACGATTTTTGCAATTAAAAGAGTTGCCTCAGAATTTTCTGGAGATGACCATTATTATGGTATTGGCGGTATGTATTCCAATATTGGTGGTATGGGCTGGGGTGAGATGTATGCGAGTGCAAAATATATAGATTTGCTAAATGAAACTGGTCGTAATGATTGGCGTCCAGATAGCTATTCTATTGTGGATGCTCGTGCAGCATTTATTGAACCTACCTACTCTCAAGACGAAAAAACAGGAAATTATACGGAAGTTTTCCGTTTTATCAAGCAAGATGGTCCTGACATTTTAAATTATGTGCAAGCAACAGTTACGCGTAATGGAAACACGATTACATGTAAAGATGGAACGGATACCTATACGCTAACACCAATTGATGCAAGTCAAGGAACGTATAAAATTCAATATAAAGATGGTAAAACATATAATGGTGTATTAGATTACTATATCACACTAAACCGTGTATATCCTCAATTCTATATCACAAAATGTTCTCGAGAAGGAGAGAATTCACAATTGCATTCTCCGGTTATCAGTAGATTAGGAGAAATTTATCTTAATCGCGCGGAAGCAAATGCTAAACTTGGTAATTATAGCGCAGCCTTAACGGATTTAAATACCATTAGAACACGTTCAATTGTGAATGGTGGATATGCTGCTTTGAATGCTTCAAATGCAAGCAAATTAATTGATAAAGAGCGTGAACTCGAATTGGCTTATCAAGCAGAGCGTAGTTATGATGTATTTCGTAATGGTGAACCATTGACACGTCAATATCCAGGACCTCATAGTCAGTTTGAAAATATTGCACCAACAGATTTCCGTGTGGTATACTTTATTCCTCAGAGTGCGATTAATTCGTATCCAGGAACATTAACACAGAATCCTACTCAATAG
- a CDS encoding proton-conducting transporter membrane subunit, whose translation MIDNQIIATIIVHLFIAIIQLGFWRKTFVQRFLSIGGSFIALIFAIKLFSKVYYGGILTMNAANWEAPFGIVFVADLFSSTLVLLTAISGLAVSIFSATGIGRQRMLYGYFPIFHFLLMGLNGAFLTGDIFNLYVFFEVIIISSFVLMTLGGRKAQLEGAVKYMAMNILASTFFLTGIGILYGISGSLNMADLALIVPKIQNRAIVDITATFFLIGFGIKSAIFPLYFWLPSSYHTPPSAVAATFGGLLTKVGIYALFRVFTLIFIPNEFIRNLLIILAILTILTGAFGMLIKTNVRRLFSYLIVCHIGFMIGGLGMYSKLAILGAVFYLIHDILVKTNLFLIAGLIRQMRGSMDMKKLGGLYAEYPKVSLLIALVIFSLAGIPPLSGFWPKIYLLQDAFKTAHYFYAAALIFGSFMTLFVIAKFWSEVFWKKAQDTHLIEDKFKDLIGIRKIALILPICILAACSIFIGLNAESIIQVADRISSEMLNTTPYIQAVLGK comes from the coding sequence ATGATCGACAATCAAATTATAGCAACAATAATTGTCCATTTATTTATAGCAATCATACAGCTTGGTTTTTGGAGAAAGACATTTGTACAAAGATTCTTAAGTATTGGGGGAAGTTTTATTGCGCTCATTTTTGCTATCAAACTGTTCTCAAAAGTATATTATGGAGGTATTTTGACTATGAATGCTGCAAATTGGGAAGCTCCATTTGGAATTGTATTTGTTGCTGATCTATTTAGTTCAACCTTAGTTTTATTAACTGCAATTTCGGGATTAGCAGTCTCTATTTTCTCAGCGACTGGTATCGGGCGACAGCGCATGTTATATGGTTATTTTCCTATATTCCACTTTTTATTAATGGGCTTGAATGGTGCATTTTTAACGGGAGATATTTTCAATCTATATGTATTTTTTGAAGTTATCATTATTTCTTCATTTGTATTAATGACGTTAGGGGGAAGAAAAGCTCAATTAGAAGGGGCGGTAAAATATATGGCGATGAATATACTTGCCTCTACTTTCTTCTTGACAGGGATCGGTATTCTTTACGGAATTTCTGGGTCCTTAAATATGGCGGATTTAGCCTTGATCGTTCCAAAAATTCAAAACCGTGCTATCGTAGATATTACTGCCACATTCTTTTTAATTGGTTTTGGTATTAAGTCGGCTATTTTCCCTCTTTATTTTTGGTTACCATCATCCTATCATACCCCACCATCAGCTGTAGCTGCAACATTTGGTGGATTATTAACTAAAGTAGGTATCTATGCTCTTTTTCGTGTATTCACCCTCATTTTTATACCGAATGAGTTTATTCGCAATTTATTGATCATTTTGGCTATTTTAACGATCTTAACTGGTGCATTTGGGATGTTAATTAAAACAAATGTCAGGCGTCTTTTTTCCTATCTGATCGTCTGTCATATTGGTTTTATGATCGGTGGATTGGGGATGTATAGCAAACTAGCTATTTTAGGGGCTGTATTTTATTTAATTCATGACATTCTGGTAAAAACTAATCTTTTCTTAATTGCAGGATTGATCAGACAAATGAGAGGTTCAATGGATATGAAAAAACTTGGAGGACTCTATGCAGAATATCCTAAAGTCTCTTTACTCATCGCCTTAGTGATCTTTTCTCTAGCTGGTATCCCTCCTTTATCTGGTTTTTGGCCAAAAATATATTTATTACAGGATGCTTTTAAAACAGCGCATTACTTTTATGCGGCAGCCTTAATTTTTGGAAGCTTTATGACTTTATTTGTCATAGCAAAATTCTGGTCTGAAGTCTTCTGGAAAAAGGCTCAGGACACACATCTTATTGAAGATAAGTTTAAAGATCTTATCGGTATTCGAAAGATAGCATTAATTTTACCCATCTGTATACTGGCAGCATGCTCTATATTTATTGGCCTAAATGCTGAAAGTATTATTCAGGTGGCAGATCGTATATCTTCCGAAATGTTAAACACAACACCTTATATACAAGCTGTATTAGGTAAATAA
- a CDS encoding peptidylprolyl isomerase has translation MKKYIYTLLLLIFVTAQTVFAQKQIIDRVVATVGSGIILQSDVDMQYAQYLSDGRKPNDNIKCEMLQQLLTQKLLSQQAVIDSIEVGETEVDDNLNSRLRYMSQQAGGQERLEKFLNRSLLQYKEDMRPSVAELLKANKMRQNIVQKIDVTPIEVKRYFEALNTDSLPYFNTEVEIGEIVMFPKLTTEEKAEFKAKAEGLRKQVMDGSEFGTVARLYSEDGSASAGGDLGFNTRENWVKEFAAMAFKLKTGDISPVFETKYGFHFLQVLERRGEEVHVRHILIKIKPTPASLERTQAKMDSIYNLVSTGKLDFYHAATTNSDSEETKFNGGMVLNQEGETRTTLIPVDKLEASVFQAIDPLKPGEYSKPAQFTDRTGETGIRFNYLKSRVAPHKANLDEDFAKIKEAARQDKVNRKLNTWFESKRLNTYINIAEDFQNCDELKVWITKK, from the coding sequence ATGAAGAAATATATATATACGTTGCTATTATTGATATTTGTGACGGCACAAACAGTATTTGCTCAAAAACAAATAATAGATCGAGTAGTTGCAACAGTAGGGTCGGGTATTATTTTACAGTCAGATGTCGACATGCAATATGCCCAATACCTATCGGATGGAAGGAAACCTAACGATAATATCAAATGCGAAATGTTGCAACAACTGTTAACCCAAAAATTACTTTCACAGCAAGCTGTAATCGATTCTATTGAAGTTGGGGAAACTGAAGTCGATGACAATTTAAATAGTCGACTACGTTATATGTCTCAACAAGCAGGAGGTCAAGAACGCTTGGAGAAATTCTTAAACAGATCCTTACTTCAATATAAAGAAGATATGCGACCTAGTGTTGCTGAATTATTGAAAGCAAATAAAATGCGTCAAAACATTGTACAAAAAATTGACGTTACTCCTATAGAAGTAAAGCGTTATTTTGAAGCTTTAAATACAGATAGTCTTCCTTATTTTAACACAGAAGTAGAAATTGGTGAGATTGTTATGTTTCCAAAATTAACAACCGAAGAAAAAGCTGAGTTTAAAGCCAAAGCAGAAGGTTTGCGAAAACAAGTAATGGATGGTTCTGAGTTTGGAACTGTCGCGCGGTTATATTCAGAAGATGGATCTGCATCTGCAGGGGGAGATTTAGGATTTAATACGCGTGAGAATTGGGTTAAGGAATTTGCAGCAATGGCTTTTAAACTGAAAACTGGAGATATTTCTCCTGTTTTTGAAACCAAATATGGGTTTCACTTTCTTCAGGTATTAGAAAGACGTGGTGAAGAAGTGCATGTAAGACATATCTTAATTAAGATAAAACCTACACCAGCCAGTCTTGAGCGTACACAGGCAAAAATGGACAGTATTTATAATCTCGTATCAACAGGAAAATTAGATTTTTACCATGCCGCAACTACGAATTCAGACAGTGAAGAAACTAAATTTAATGGGGGGATGGTTTTAAATCAAGAAGGAGAAACTCGTACGACATTAATTCCTGTTGACAAATTAGAGGCTTCCGTATTTCAGGCAATTGACCCCTTGAAACCTGGAGAATATTCTAAACCAGCACAATTTACTGATCGTACAGGTGAAACAGGCATACGATTTAATTACTTAAAGTCTCGAGTAGCTCCTCACAAAGCGAATTTAGATGAAGATTTTGCAAAAATAAAAGAAGCTGCACGACAAGATAAAGTCAATCGTAAGCTGAATACTTGGTTTGAGTCAAAAAGATTAAACACCTACATCAACATCGCAGAAGATTTTCAAAATTGCGATGAGCTGAAAGTATGGATTACTAAAAAATAG
- a CDS encoding DUF4440 domain-containing protein translates to MNIWNRLSAIIVMSAISAQVYGQIPDKVGSLINADKDAALISKTTTPHQAFLSIVDKESNFFVPSEVNALNYLNNRPNIPDVLTWEPTLAMVSKSQDFGVTTGPMEFQKIGARKRFGQYLTVWKRNKKGKWLVDIRAEVESLAKVEASDLEFYEPSEAWYLKHRSQVRLDQRKEIVFETDKLLSTVLKADNQTGYKEFLHEDAKLLFPWIQPIAGKKNILAYLKKSRINIVTTPEKVGRAYSGEYAYSFGTATVNLKDKVVKYNYIRIWKLSELAKDDVSKANWNVLVEMMFER, encoded by the coding sequence ATGAATATATGGAATAGATTGTCGGCAATAATCGTCATGAGTGCAATTTCTGCACAGGTTTATGGACAAATACCCGATAAAGTTGGCAGTTTAATCAATGCAGATAAAGATGCTGCACTGATTTCTAAAACAACGACACCACATCAAGCATTTTTATCAATTGTCGATAAAGAATCGAATTTTTTTGTCCCTTCTGAAGTTAATGCGCTTAATTACTTAAATAATAGACCCAATATACCTGATGTGCTGACTTGGGAACCTACATTAGCTATGGTTTCAAAAAGCCAAGATTTTGGGGTGACAACAGGGCCTATGGAATTCCAGAAAATAGGAGCCAGAAAGCGTTTTGGTCAATATTTGACTGTATGGAAGAGAAATAAAAAGGGAAAATGGTTGGTCGATATTCGTGCTGAAGTAGAAAGCTTAGCTAAGGTTGAAGCTTCAGATTTAGAGTTTTACGAACCCAGTGAAGCTTGGTATTTAAAACATCGTTCTCAGGTACGATTAGATCAACGGAAAGAAATTGTTTTTGAAACAGATAAACTTTTGTCTACTGTTCTTAAAGCAGATAACCAAACGGGCTATAAAGAGTTTTTGCATGAAGATGCTAAACTTCTTTTTCCATGGATTCAACCAATAGCAGGTAAAAAAAATATTTTGGCTTATCTTAAGAAATCCCGAATTAATATCGTCACAACACCAGAAAAAGTGGGAAGAGCTTATAGTGGTGAATATGCCTATTCTTTTGGTACAGCAACAGTTAATTTGAAAGATAAAGTCGTAAAATATAATTATATCCGCATCTGGAAATTGAGTGAGCTTGCAAAAGATGATGTTTCAAAGGCAAATTGGAATGTATTGGTGGAAATGATGTTTGAAAGATAA
- a CDS encoding lactonase family protein has protein sequence MKKIILFILTCFPFFCWSQKISMFVGTYTSNTQSKGIYAFDFNTKTGEIELISTISMVNPSFLARKDNILYAVSEQEQGSLAAYSFSQEKFTLLNTVSTKGANPCHVSVSPNNNLIAVSNYSGGSFLLYGLESNGVIGDIKDFVQHEGAGIDKVRQAGPHVHSAFFSKKGDELFVQDLGLDQISIYRLINPKKSTIKLGQDPEEVFSSAGGGPRHIVFDKKGKYMYVVLEMTADIAVYEREGSDWLFYQSININPDGFSGQNGAADIKVSPDGKFLYATNRGDANTIGIFAVGRDGKLIKVANQSTKGKGPRNFNISPDGKFLLVANQTTNEIVVFNRDEKTGLLTDSGKTVSIPSPVCIIF, from the coding sequence ATGAAAAAAATTATATTATTTATTTTGACCTGTTTTCCTTTTTTTTGTTGGTCACAGAAAATTTCGATGTTTGTGGGGACGTATACTTCGAATACACAAAGTAAAGGTATTTATGCTTTTGATTTCAATACCAAAACTGGTGAAATAGAGCTGATCTCAACAATATCGATGGTTAATCCATCCTTTCTAGCTCGAAAAGATAATATTCTTTATGCGGTGAGCGAACAAGAACAAGGAAGTTTAGCCGCCTATTCTTTCTCTCAAGAAAAATTTACATTATTAAATACAGTTTCTACTAAAGGTGCTAACCCTTGTCATGTTTCAGTGAGCCCAAATAACAATTTGATTGCAGTGTCTAACTATTCTGGGGGATCATTTCTTCTTTATGGATTAGAATCTAATGGCGTGATTGGGGATATAAAAGACTTTGTTCAACATGAGGGAGCAGGAATTGATAAAGTGAGACAAGCTGGTCCACATGTTCATTCTGCTTTTTTTTCTAAAAAAGGAGATGAACTTTTCGTTCAGGATTTGGGTTTGGATCAAATCTCTATTTATAGACTGATTAATCCTAAAAAATCAACTATTAAATTGGGTCAAGATCCGGAAGAAGTATTTTCTTCTGCAGGTGGTGGGCCAAGACATATCGTTTTTGACAAAAAGGGGAAATATATGTATGTCGTTCTCGAAATGACAGCAGATATTGCCGTATATGAGCGTGAAGGATCAGATTGGCTATTCTACCAATCTATTAATATTAACCCAGATGGTTTTTCCGGTCAAAATGGCGCTGCAGATATTAAGGTATCTCCAGATGGAAAATTTCTTTATGCAACGAATCGAGGGGACGCCAATACGATTGGTATATTCGCTGTAGGGAGAGATGGCAAATTAATTAAAGTAGCAAATCAAAGTACAAAAGGGAAGGGACCTCGTAATTTTAATATAAGCCCTGATGGGAAATTTTTGCTAGTTGCTAATCAGACTACTAACGAGATTGTTGTCTTTAACCGTGATGAAAAAACAGGTCTTCTAACAGATTCTGGAAAGACCGTTAGTATCCCATCACCAGTTTGTATTATTTTTTAG
- the der gene encoding ribosome biogenesis GTPase Der produces MANIVAIVGRPNVGKSTLFNRLTESRKAIVDDFSGVTRDRHYETAEWIGKKFTVIDTGGFVHGSDDIFEEAIRDQVHIAIEEASVIVFMVDVTTGITDLDDEIADLLRRSSKPVYVAANKVDHAKLHHDSAEFYAFGLGEIYNVSSATGSGTGELLDAVVSNFEEEVEDDTTLPKYTIVGRPNVGKSSLTNALLGVDRNIVTPIAGTTRDSIRIHYNQFGHEFLLIDTAGLRRKSKVNEDIEFYSVMRTIKALEDSDVVLLMLDANDGIEAQDINIFHLAEKNRKGIVIVVNKWDTIEKDNKTMKEFEARIKEKIAPFTDIPIVFTSVTEKQRIFKTLEVAAKVYENKTKKIPTSKLNEVMLQVIENYPPPALKGKYIKVKYVTQLPGRTPMFAFFCNLPQYVKDPYKRYIENKLREHFDFEGVPVQIYFRQK; encoded by the coding sequence ATGGCAAATATTGTTGCAATTGTAGGTCGTCCAAATGTTGGGAAATCCACGCTTTTTAATCGTCTGACGGAGAGTAGAAAAGCTATTGTTGATGACTTTAGTGGAGTGACACGTGACCGTCACTATGAAACGGCAGAATGGATAGGAAAGAAATTTACAGTAATTGATACTGGGGGATTCGTCCATGGTTCGGATGATATCTTTGAAGAAGCAATTCGTGACCAAGTTCATATTGCCATAGAAGAAGCATCTGTTATCGTATTTATGGTGGATGTAACAACAGGAATTACTGATTTGGATGATGAAATCGCAGATCTTTTAAGAAGAAGTTCTAAACCGGTATATGTTGCCGCAAATAAAGTTGACCATGCTAAATTACACCATGATTCTGCAGAATTTTATGCTTTTGGATTGGGTGAAATTTATAACGTATCTTCAGCTACTGGCTCTGGAACAGGGGAGCTATTAGATGCTGTAGTCTCAAATTTTGAAGAAGAAGTAGAAGATGATACCACATTACCAAAATATACGATCGTAGGTCGTCCGAATGTTGGTAAATCATCTTTAACAAATGCATTATTGGGTGTAGATCGTAATATTGTAACACCGATAGCAGGTACAACACGTGATTCGATTCGTATTCATTATAATCAATTTGGACATGAGTTCTTATTGATTGATACAGCAGGATTGAGACGCAAATCTAAAGTAAATGAAGATATTGAGTTCTACTCCGTAATGCGTACGATCAAAGCATTAGAAGATTCGGATGTGGTCCTTTTAATGTTAGATGCCAATGATGGAATCGAAGCACAAGATATTAATATCTTCCATTTAGCTGAAAAAAATAGAAAAGGGATTGTGATTGTTGTCAACAAATGGGATACCATTGAAAAAGACAACAAAACCATGAAAGAGTTTGAAGCGCGTATCAAAGAGAAAATAGCACCTTTCACAGATATACCTATTGTCTTTACTTCGGTAACGGAAAAACAACGTATTTTCAAAACATTAGAGGTGGCAGCAAAAGTTTATGAGAATAAAACGAAAAAAATACCAACTTCAAAATTAAATGAAGTGATGTTACAGGTGATTGAAAATTATCCTCCACCCGCATTAAAAGGAAAATATATCAAAGTAAAATATGTCACGCAATTACCTGGTCGTACACCCATGTTTGCGTTTTTCTGTAACCTTCCTCAGTATGTGAAAGATCCATACAAACGTTATATTGAAAATAAACTACGTGAACACTTCGATTTTGAAGGTGTTCCTGTGCAAATATATTTTAGACAAAAATAG
- the mnhG gene encoding monovalent cation/H(+) antiporter subunit G has translation MTDIIIAILSTIGALAILFASIGILRMPDFYLRLSVTVKAATLGVGLLLLCAAIVFPDVSVTTKTIAIAFFLVLTAPIAAHMIGRVAYITGIKVWKGTTTDELKGRYDEESHKLKSHLEDPSSDNDLSKK, from the coding sequence ATGACTGATATAATTATTGCCATACTAAGTACTATTGGAGCTTTAGCCATTCTGTTTGCTTCCATTGGAATTTTAAGAATGCCCGATTTTTATTTAAGATTATCTGTAACTGTAAAAGCCGCTACATTAGGCGTTGGTTTATTATTACTTTGTGCTGCCATCGTATTTCCGGATGTCTCCGTAACCACTAAAACAATCGCTATTGCATTTTTTCTAGTACTCACAGCTCCTATAGCCGCTCATATGATTGGAAGAGTGGCCTATATAACAGGTATTAAAGTGTGGAAAGGAACAACTACAGATGAATTAAAAGGTAGATATGATGAAGAATCGCATAAGCTTAAAAGTCATTTAGAAGACCCTTCATCTGACAATGATCTATCTAAAAAATAA